From the Trypanosoma brucei brucei TREU927 chromosome 6, complete sequence genome, the window TGTGTCTCCTCACTCTTCTGTACAGACCCTTTTCGTAGCACCATGAGTATTTTCATGCACCGCCGCCTGTACACGGCAGCGGTCCTTCGGAGGTCACCAATTTCTCTCAGAAGAAGCATTACTCCGTTCAGTGCGCTCGTGGTATCAAACACGTCCTGTACCTCTCCTGCACTATAGTTTCCATCATCCCACCCCTTCGGCAATACACACAGGTGTTCGCAGGCACGCATGATACGGTGTGATGTGCTTTTATGTTCAGAAGCTCCATATACCGCAAAATTAAGCCCATCCCTGCAAACGTCTCCCCGCGAGCCATACTCATTCACCACTAGTTGCCGCAATGCTTCCTTCAGTGACAGCACCATTCCTTGCGAAGGCGCCCCAATGGAATGGGAGTTGCTGACGCCTTGTCTCTTAGTAATTGGAATGCGAATCTGCTCATCTATGTATCCAGCGATTAGCAGGCAGAACGCTCGCGTGTTTTGATTGCCAATAGGACGTCTGGCACTTTTCCCCAGCAGATCGTCTGCAGGAACGGCAGCAGCATCGGTCACAACCTTCAAACAATCACAAGAAGGCGCGCACATGCTCCAGCCAACTCCCGCGCTTTTACGTGGAGTATGTGTATACCAATCGGAACGGTTTATTCCTGCTGTTGGtgataaagaaaaagttgtgcaagtgtatgtatatatatgtggttTGAATATGGTGATAAAGCCTTGTCCCCTCCGACCTGTACTGCGCCACCAATATTTGCTCGAGTTGATTGTACGTTGTATAGTAAGCACGACAAGAATGTGGCTACCAACCTGCAATTGCGCAAGTTCCTGTGGGTTGCGGCTTTTTGCAGATGGgcaagagaagggaaggtaAAAGACCCTTTCAAAGTGGCGACGCAAAGAAACTAGAACAGTGGTGGCCGGCTAGCTTCCATTGCGTTTATACAAGTATTTGTTGATTCGAGttgagaagagaaaagccATGGGATCGAAGGGAAACATATatgcgaaaagaaagattaggggaaaggagggggaaacaccACAAGAAGACGACAAAGACAAGAAAACGGAGGGAATAAGTATTTATCAGGACTAACACCAACGTCGGCGGCCGAATGAATCAGgtgagaaaagggggggataATTTAGCAAATTGTAGACAAATATGTCAAAGATGTGATGGGGGAAAATGGTGATAACCTCTTGTAGGCAAATAAATGGATATGTGTACCCATCTGTAGCCTTGTGGGCGTGTCTGTAAATGAGTGCACGTGATATGAGCACTTGTTTATCAGAAATGAACATAACAACAGACCAGATGAGAGATTAATGCCGCAAAAcactacaaaacaaaaacggccGCATGGGTGCAACAACGCTTACACGCCTCCATGGTGACAAAACAAGCGGGATGATATATCAAAAAGCGAGGAACCGATGGGAAAATACCTacggaaaagaggaaagcatTTCGTGCCCTACTCCGTGTTACTTTCTGCAAGAAAAACATGGCAAACAAGCTAGTATGTGCACATCCACCTTCTCAAATGGATATTTAGCATATAACCAGGCACTcagacaacaataaaagggaaggaaccccgtgcacgcacacacgcaaacaaCCCTTTGCGCCCCTTTCGTTGCAGCATCCGCCTGACTCCCACACCCGCTTAAGACATAAGAAAAATGCACATCTCCACATCATCGAAACACGAAGCAGGCTTTTCCTCATCCTGACACTCCCTTACTGAACATTTGTAGACTAATATGCAGTTTTAGCTGATCCACGCAAAAGATGAAACAAATCATTTACGCGGTTTGGGAATAAAGTATCGTCGCGTCCATCACCACTTTCTTCACCGACGGCCTTCCGACAGCGTTCATACAAAACGATGTACGGAGTCTCATGCGGTCCGACGACACCGCTGGAACCTTTGAGGACAGCATCAATATCCTTGGACTGTACCGACGATATGTGCGAGTCATTTGCTAACGCCCACAAGCCATCTTCGTCattctccctctccccctttaCCTCCGGGCATTCCTTCCCAGTTGAATCAGCGCCtgaaggatgaaaaagaagtgaaaaatagTGTCCGGAGTACACACCGGGCCCATTATGCAGCAAAACACCCCTCAGTTTGTATTGCACTTGGATGTCAACAAGCTCATCGCATTCTCCACGCTCCTCACGATGTGCGTTAGGATCAGGTGAGGTAATCATATTACCCATATTTCCATCATCTTGACTACTATGGAGCGGTGAGCGACTTGATTTCCTTTCCACTCGAACTGGAACATGCAAACACTTCTCGATAGCCACTGCGTCCATCACTTTTTCGTGTGACTCCGAAGCGTGCGAGTACTGAAAGCGGTTCAGCTGCAAAATGAGGTAGTGTGGAATCCCTTCAACGGCGCTCTCTTCCACAACCCCTTGGGACTGttcatcttcctcattcTCAAAATGTGCACCTAACCCTGCCGAATGATTAACCGTTCCGTGCATGGCGGTGAACATCTCCGCCTGCTCATTGCTGCAACAAGATTCACAGAATATCATATTTTCACCTTGAAGGACCTCCCTTGACTCGCGGTAGTTCAGAACCCTGCCGAGTAATTGCTGCAAGGACCGCTGAAAAGGCACCCCTGCATTATTCTCATTCTCCTCAGCGTCGCACGACGCACAATCAGATTTACTTTCTACCCCTCTCATGGAAGCGTTATCCGTGTGATATGTGGTTATGGCCACACGACCATCGGCAGATAGTGCTATTTCTGTACTTTTGGAAATCTCCCGCTCATCGTTGGCAGTTGGCCCCTGAGCAGCGACACACGCAGATGATGTTACATGTGCTGCACCGTCACCATCACGGCGCAGTGGAACAGTAACAATCCAAAATGGGGCCCGCCGTGAGCGTGCCGCTCCGCATCCACTGCACTTAATGGTGGACACGAGGTTCCCACCAAACCACCTTGAAACAAGCATGGGCCGCTGCTTCTCGTCTTTGCGTTTCCCAAACTTGGTGCCCGAATCAGAGCAGTCTTCATTGCTCTCATCTTGTCCCTCTatgttgtcatttttttctgtaaaCACGAAGTTGTCGATACGATCCATCAATGCCATAGCAAATTCGGAGGTATCGTGCTGGCGACCGTCGTTAAACGGCGGCGGCAAACATTGCTGCAGACGGTATGTATCAATGGCACAGCTATTATACCCGTTGCGTAGATGCCAGTGCATTTGGCTTAGAATAAGTGCTACCATAACAACTAGTTCGTCGGCACCACGAGAAAGCTTGTGGAAAACCGCCGTCGTCACTTTAGTTGAATcaacattattttttttattactgttGATGTCAGCGTTGCCGCCAGCGTCTTCGCCAACTTGCCCATCAGCAGCGCCTCGCTCGCTGAGTACCTGGAGGACACCGCGCACCAATTCCAAGCTAAAATATTTCGCGGTGAAAAGAAGCTGAAGAAAGCTATTTACGAAGCATGTATTTCCAGCATTCCTAAGGCCCAAGAAAAGTTGACAAACCGCAGAGACCGCCTCTCCCGATTCCTTACCACGCCGAGCAGCAGCCAAGTTGCCTAATCCGTCTGCCATTTCGAAGTTGTCGGCATTTCTTCTGGGGCCATCGAGTGACGGGGCTAATTTGACACCAGGTGCCGCATACAGTGGTTTCATTACCTCTCCGCTCGGGCAGCAGCTGGAAAGTTGTTTTCGACCCGCACCGTCGGCCCCACCTGATGAGTTTTTGTAATAATCTAGGAAAAGTCGGGGGATATGTCCCCGAAAGAGATTCGCCACTGTACTCAACTCATCTCTCGTCATATTTACCGGCGTGCAGCACCGCTGCAGAGCTGGGAACACACTAAAGCATGCAAGGGAGAAGATGAGATGTGGCGTGGTGGATTTGGTAAACCTCCACACTTCTTCCGAAATCATTTCGAGGGCAATGCGTCCCACCATACTAATATCACCGACCACTGGCCTCGTCACCTCGGCCAAGTTCCCCAATGATTCTGTTATCAAGTGTACGAAGGAGGGCACATCATTGTGCATTGAAGTCTTTAAGAGGGAACAAAACGCACTCACTGTGTACAAGCCGCTGCCATCCGCGGCTGGGCCGCCAACTGCACACCCAGGAATGCTATCGGCAGGAATCGTATCATTAAGTGCAAAAATATGGAGCATCTTCAGTATTGAGTACGCCCTTTGGAGTAGCAAATGGATTACTATTTGCTCGGATCGCCCATTATTGTTGTGACGGCAGTCAAATGGATCCTTGTGGCATCCGAAAAATTGCGCAGCAACCGGAACGCCATTCCGTTGCGCAAGCGGTGACTTTTTGAAATCGCTTATTTTCCTTGCGGCAGTCGAAAGGATCTCTCCCGCAACTCTGTGCAAACACCAAAGTGCTACGTCTAGTGGTGGAAGGGATGACTCAATACTGTCTGTCTCATCGTCGTGTGATAAGGGAGAAGTTGCTGTCTCtactcttcttcttcgtctcCCTCGCCCACTGAAGGTTTCCTGCCGTGGCTTCGCGAAGTTGACGCCGAACGCGAGAAACCCAGAAACAGCTCCAGCAAAAAGCGATGGTTCAGCTGACCCAGCAAGGCTACTAAGAACGATCCCGGCAATGGTCCCATCGGCAGTCGCAAAATTGTTCTCCCCTGACCCCTCACTACTAACCTCATCCCTGCTCATTCCGGTTTCCCGTGAGCGGGTGAAGACATCCATCCGGGAATTATGGTAGGCCGTCTGCAGGGCGCTGCGCACCAAAGCTAACCCTAGCGGTGAAACATTTTCCACGTAATTACGACTCCTTTCGACGCGCATTCCAATATCTGATATGCGGCCAACAATAAAGTTTATGACATCGCGTTGACATGGTAGTGTAACTTTCTGAGATTGCCTAAAAAGGGCTGGTGAATTAAGTTGCAGCAAAATATCAATAAGTGATGGTTGCGCACGCCGTTCCGCCTCTCCTTCCTCTATGGAGTATTGCTGCGAAAGAAAGTCACTGCCCGCACTAACCATCACACGGTCGGGTATTCCCTCCGGCTTCCGCAAGGAAAAAAGTCTTTCCTCACCCTCGTCTCCAGCAAACTGTGCAAATGTACGTACTCACGTACAGTTTTTATTCCTcactctttaaaaaaaaaaaagcgtatCGGCTCACGCGTCCTGCACTAGCACTTTGACGCCCTTGAGAATAAATGGGTGCCTATTTATTTGCCTTACGGCCGTCTCACaatgttttttgttacttcccTACTTTataatagcaacaacaattgtAACCGTTGCTGTTACTGCCCTTATATATAGGGTCTTAATGTGTATTCCCCTACTCTCGCTcaagagaaatgaaaaaagggggtgaatAATCGAAAGACCACAACACATGTACGTACGCTGACGGGGAAAAGATAGAAGGAAGAATGCACAGAATTCACCAAGGTGAAAGCGGAGGAGTTTGCGTGCAGATGGGATTGAGGAAGGAACAAGTGCACGTTCAATGAAGTTTCGGTTTTTACTTCACACGTGCATTTAGATTCTCCACCTCTCCACTTGACAGGCACGGGC encodes:
- a CDS encoding ubiquitin carboxyl-terminal hydrolase, putative, which translates into the protein MVSAGSDFLSQQYSIEEGEAERRAQPSLIDILLQLNSPALFRQSQKVTLPCQRDVINFIVGRISDIGMRVERSRNYVENVSPLGLALVRSALQTAYHNSRMDVFTRSRETGMSRDEVSSEGSGENNFATADGTIAGIVLSSLAGSAEPSLFAGAVSGFLAFGVNFAKPRQETFSGRGRRRRRVETATSPLSHDDETDSIESSLPPLDVALWCLHRVAGEILSTAARKISDFKKSPLAQRNGVPVAAQFFGCHKDPFDCRHNNNGRSEQIVIHLLLQRAYSILKMLHIFALNDTIPADSIPGCAVGGPAADGSGLYTVSAFCSLLKTSMHNDVPSFVHLITESLGNLAEVTRPVVGDISMVGRIALEMISEEVWRFTKSTTPHLIFSLACFSVFPALQRCCTPVNMTRDELSTVANLFRGHIPRLFLDYYKNSSGGADGAGRKQLSSCCPSGEVMKPLYAAPGVKLAPSLDGPRRNADNFEMADGLGNLAAARRGKESGEAVSAVCQLFLGLRNAGNTCFVNSFLQLLFTAKYFSLELVRGVLQVLSERGAADGQVGEDAGGNADINSNKKNNVDSTKVTTAVFHKLSRGADELVVMVALILSQMHWHLRNGYNSCAIDTYRLQQCLPPPFNDGRQHDTSEFAMALMDRIDNFVFTEKNDNIEGQDESNEDCSDSGTKFGKRKDEKQRPMLVSRWFGGNLVSTIKCSGCGAARSRRAPFWIVTVPLRRDGDGAAHVTSSACVAAQGPTANDEREISKSTEIALSADGRVAITTYHTDNASMRGVESKSDCASCDAEENENNAGVPFQRSLQQLLGRVLNYRESREVLQGENMIFCESCCSNEQAEMFTAMHGTVNHSAGLGAHFENEEDEQSQGVVEESAVEGIPHYLILQLNRFQYSHASESHEKVMDAVAIEKCLHVPVRVERKSSRSPLHSSQDDGNMGNMITSPDPNAHREERGECDELVDIQVQYKLRGVLLHNGPGVYSGHYFSLLFHPSGADSTGKECPEVKGERENDEDGLWALANDSHISSVQSKDIDAVLKGSSGVVGPHETPYIVLYERCRKAVGEESGDGRDDTLFPNRVNDLFHLLRGSAKTAY